From one Bacillus sp. FJAT-42376 genomic stretch:
- a CDS encoding Lrp/AsnC family transcriptional regulator produces MLDQTDGKIISELKKNGRITMKELGRKVHLTGQAASARVMKLEDEGMIEGYTIQLNEKKTGYAIHAFLNIYTNSFNHQPYLAFLNESMQYVRKNFKISGDGCYLLECRFPGNEELDVFLTGLNKFVNYKLSIVINETHSV; encoded by the coding sequence ATGCTCGATCAGACCGACGGAAAAATTATCAGCGAACTGAAGAAAAACGGCCGGATCACGATGAAGGAGCTCGGGCGGAAAGTCCATTTGACGGGTCAGGCTGCTTCTGCCCGGGTAATGAAGCTTGAGGACGAGGGGATGATTGAAGGATATACAATCCAGCTCAACGAAAAGAAAACAGGCTACGCGATCCATGCCTTCCTGAACATTTACACAAACAGCTTTAATCATCAGCCCTACCTTGCGTTCCTGAATGAATCCATGCAGTATGTCCGAAAAAATTTTAAAATCAGCGGCGATGGCTGCTATCTGCTGGAATGCCGGTTTCCGGGCAATGAAGAACTGGACGTATTTCTAACAGGGCTGAATAAATTTGTGAATTACAAGCTTTCCATTGTCATAAACGAAACCCATTCTGTGTAA
- the chrA gene encoding chromate efflux transporter produces MQSKYKTWLEILLVSFKLGCTSFGGPIAHLGYFREEYVKKKKWLDDSSYADIVALCQFLPGPASSQVGLSIGLLRGGVIGSFLAWFGFTMPSVFTLILFAHLFQGSDVQNAGWLMGLKITAVAVVAQAVMGMGKSLAPDRPRVTLAVLAAIGALFIPSAWGQIGIIAAAAIFGCIYYKNEKVPEVPKLAVSVSKKAAFGSLILFAALLVLLPVLRHVFPGTFMALFDVFYRVGSLVFGGGHVVLPMLEKEVVPPGWVTQDAFLAGYGAAQAVPGPLFTLAAYIGAVISGIPGALIATAAMFLPSFLLVMGVLPFWSRIRSVKAVQAGLMGVNAAVVGILLAALYHPVFTSAIHSAGAFALALSAFALLVYWKLPPWLVVVLTVLGGTLMDQAGLLS; encoded by the coding sequence ATGCAATCCAAGTATAAGACATGGCTTGAAATCCTGCTCGTATCCTTCAAGCTTGGATGTACGTCCTTTGGCGGGCCCATTGCCCACTTAGGCTATTTTCGGGAAGAGTATGTGAAAAAGAAGAAATGGCTGGATGATTCGTCTTATGCGGATATTGTGGCGCTATGCCAGTTCCTGCCCGGTCCGGCCAGCAGCCAGGTCGGGCTGTCCATCGGTTTGCTTCGGGGAGGGGTAATCGGAAGCTTCCTCGCCTGGTTCGGGTTTACGATGCCATCTGTTTTCACGCTGATTTTATTTGCCCATTTGTTCCAGGGGTCGGATGTTCAGAATGCAGGGTGGCTGATGGGACTGAAAATTACGGCTGTCGCAGTTGTTGCCCAGGCTGTAATGGGAATGGGGAAATCGCTTGCGCCAGACCGACCGCGGGTAACACTTGCTGTCCTCGCTGCGATCGGTGCCCTGTTTATTCCTTCCGCATGGGGCCAGATTGGGATCATCGCAGCAGCTGCAATCTTCGGGTGCATTTACTATAAAAATGAAAAAGTTCCTGAAGTTCCGAAGCTTGCCGTATCGGTCAGCAAAAAGGCCGCTTTCGGATCGCTTATTTTATTTGCGGCGCTCCTGGTGCTTTTGCCTGTTCTGCGGCATGTATTCCCCGGCACTTTTATGGCTTTGTTTGATGTGTTTTACAGGGTTGGCTCCCTCGTTTTTGGGGGAGGGCATGTCGTTTTGCCGATGCTTGAAAAAGAAGTCGTTCCGCCGGGCTGGGTGACACAGGATGCATTCCTTGCAGGATATGGCGCGGCTCAGGCTGTGCCTGGCCCGCTGTTTACACTGGCAGCCTACATAGGAGCGGTTATATCCGGCATACCGGGTGCCCTCATTGCAACAGCGGCGATGTTTCTTCCGTCCTTTTTGCTCGTTATGGGGGTTCTCCCTTTCTGGAGCAGAATCCGCAGTGTAAAGGCCGTGCAGGCCGGACTGATGGGAGTGAATGCCGCTGTTGTCGGGATCCTTTTAGCTGCCTTATATCATCCCGTTTTCACAAGCGCCATCCATTCGGCCGGGGCGTTTGCGCTTGCGCTGTCAGCTTTTGCTCTTCTTGTCTATTGGAAACTTCCGCCTTGGCTTGTCGTCGTGCTTACGGTGCTCGGTGGCACACTGATGGACCAGGCAGGCCTGCTTTCGTAA
- a CDS encoding DUF3231 family protein, with protein MKPMSSSELANLWSTYQKKTMLLRIIEHALDVTTQKDITSILHYAYQEETKFVKEIAQLLKKEGASIPEGFDETDVNRNAERLFDQYFYIRFLRMLMKLGIGLNAVHLSMVYRNDIHDFFSRTSAHSNKVFGMCTNCLLQVGNGTIPPVIQMPEHPKYVEKEKYLAGFHFRKRPLNATELSIIYHIVENNNFGAQLMKGLAKVVKEPAVKNYMKKGETLAIDLYQSYGKLMEGSGISVSALPGAVIAETKTSPYSDKLIMYLINLLSSLGLTSNALGTTYSLRPDLPLKMALSARDIYSFAKEGGKIMIDHHWMEEIPAAVMKR; from the coding sequence ATGAAACCGATGTCTTCGTCCGAATTAGCAAATTTGTGGTCTACTTACCAGAAGAAGACGATGCTGCTTCGGATCATAGAACATGCATTAGATGTCACGACCCAGAAAGATATCACATCCATCCTTCACTATGCGTATCAGGAAGAAACAAAATTTGTGAAAGAAATCGCCCAGCTTTTAAAAAAGGAAGGGGCGTCCATTCCTGAAGGGTTTGATGAAACCGATGTGAACCGGAATGCGGAAAGGCTGTTCGATCAATATTTTTATATCCGTTTTTTGCGCATGCTGATGAAACTTGGAATCGGACTGAACGCCGTCCATTTATCGATGGTATACAGAAATGACATCCACGATTTTTTCTCGAGAACGTCTGCCCATTCTAATAAAGTGTTCGGAATGTGTACAAATTGTCTTCTTCAAGTGGGCAATGGAACGATTCCTCCGGTTATACAGATGCCGGAACATCCTAAATATGTGGAAAAGGAAAAATATCTGGCAGGATTTCATTTCCGCAAGAGACCGCTCAATGCGACCGAGCTATCCATCATTTATCATATTGTTGAAAACAACAATTTCGGCGCGCAGCTCATGAAGGGTTTGGCGAAGGTAGTGAAAGAGCCGGCTGTCAAAAACTATATGAAGAAGGGCGAGACGCTCGCCATCGATTTGTATCAATCGTATGGCAAGCTGATGGAGGGGAGCGGCATTTCGGTTTCTGCCTTGCCTGGAGCGGTTATTGCCGAGACAAAAACTTCACCATACTCCGATAAGCTGATTATGTATCTGATCAACCTTCTCAGCAGTTTAGGACTGACAAGCAACGCCTTGGGAACGACGTACAGCCTGAGGCCGGATCTTCCGCTGAAAATGGCGCTTTCGGCGAGAGATATTTATTCGTTTGCAAAAGAAGGCGGAAAAATCATGATTGATCATCATTGGATGGAAGAAATACCGGCGGCTGTCATGAAACGCTAG
- the tenA gene encoding thiaminase II: MASFTETLRNATDSIWEANFNHPFVKGIGDGTLPLEKFRYYVMQDAYYLSHFAKVQALAGGMADDLHVTARMAFHAQGTYEAELSLHEKFSALLQITDEEKQAFEPSPTAYAYTSHMYRSAVTGSLGEIIACILPCYWIYYEIGERLKECQPEEPIYREWIAAYGGEWFKELVYEQLERLDQLALEASEKERQKMLRHFTISCKYELAFWEMAYTMEQWPDVAGAEVR; the protein is encoded by the coding sequence ATGGCATCTTTTACAGAAACACTGAGGAACGCAACCGATTCAATTTGGGAGGCGAATTTCAATCATCCATTTGTGAAAGGAATCGGCGATGGAACACTCCCTCTTGAAAAATTCCGCTACTACGTCATGCAGGATGCGTATTATTTATCCCACTTTGCCAAAGTACAGGCGCTCGCAGGAGGGATGGCGGATGATCTTCATGTCACAGCCCGGATGGCTTTTCATGCTCAAGGGACGTACGAAGCAGAGCTTTCGCTTCATGAAAAATTTTCCGCACTGCTGCAGATCACCGATGAAGAGAAACAAGCTTTTGAACCATCACCAACGGCATACGCCTACACTTCCCACATGTATCGTTCTGCGGTTACCGGCAGCCTTGGGGAGATCATCGCCTGTATTTTGCCGTGCTACTGGATTTATTACGAAATTGGCGAACGGCTGAAAGAATGTCAGCCGGAAGAGCCGATTTACCGCGAATGGATTGCAGCCTACGGCGGAGAATGGTTTAAAGAACTCGTTTACGAACAGCTCGAGCGTCTCGATCAGCTCGCTCTTGAAGCTTCCGAAAAAGAACGCCAGAAAATGCTCCGGCACTTTACCATCAGCTGCAAGTACGAACTGGCATTTTGGGAAATGGCGTACACGATGGAACAATGGCCGGATGTGGCCGGTGCTGAAGTACGGTAA
- a CDS encoding ferritin-like domain-containing protein, which produces MQYSYYEEYQRQMNQNALLAKDIAKALDGEYTAITCYEVLAKQAPTQEQRDKILEIRMDEKRHYEEISQIYLSLTGRQHKPQLTEECASTYEKGLNAAIKDEQETVDFYLNIYDKSTNAYIKRIFRRAASDEQNHAVWFLYYLTKL; this is translated from the coding sequence ATGCAATATTCGTATTACGAAGAATATCAGCGGCAGATGAATCAAAATGCACTGCTTGCGAAAGATATAGCAAAAGCATTGGACGGAGAATACACAGCGATTACTTGCTATGAGGTGCTGGCCAAGCAGGCGCCGACACAGGAACAGCGGGATAAGATTTTGGAGATTCGAATGGATGAGAAAAGACATTATGAGGAGATTTCGCAGATTTACCTCTCTCTGACCGGGCGCCAGCATAAACCTCAGCTGACCGAAGAGTGTGCATCCACATACGAGAAGGGACTTAATGCAGCCATTAAAGATGAGCAGGAAACGGTGGATTTTTACTTGAATATTTATGATAAGTCAACAAACGCCTATATAAAGCGAATATTCAGAAGAGCCGCATCGGATGAACAGAACCACGCTGTCTGGTTTCTTTATTACTTGACCAAACTGTAA
- a CDS encoding GNAT family N-acetyltransferase has product MIRQLSEKDHGQCFAYISKKPAENLFLIGDIEAFGYDESFQKVWGDFDEDGELKGVLLKYEVNYIPFSYGEFDAEGFADIMKRDPEWQILSGLEEVTAKLEPYLNRKTDKRVLYYAKCNTLEGTGEDDSAVSVKKAEIDDAEKIIGLHKKIEEFTGSESIESKRRNMEKGVSRTYYVEADSMMVSAASTAAENSLSAMVVGVCTVNEHKQKGYATACMLKLCGEVLDEGRELCLFYDNPAAGKIYKRIGFKDIGMWTMYKCL; this is encoded by the coding sequence ATGATCAGACAGTTATCAGAAAAGGACCACGGGCAATGTTTCGCATACATTTCCAAGAAGCCCGCGGAAAATTTATTTTTAATCGGGGACATTGAAGCATTCGGATATGATGAGTCTTTCCAGAAAGTGTGGGGGGATTTTGATGAGGACGGGGAGCTTAAAGGGGTTCTTTTAAAATATGAAGTAAACTATATCCCTTTTTCTTATGGAGAGTTTGACGCGGAGGGTTTCGCAGATATTATGAAGAGGGATCCAGAGTGGCAAATTCTTTCCGGACTTGAAGAGGTGACAGCGAAGCTTGAGCCTTACCTTAACCGGAAAACGGATAAGCGGGTTTTATATTATGCCAAGTGCAATACGCTTGAAGGAACCGGGGAGGATGATTCAGCGGTTTCCGTAAAAAAAGCAGAGATCGATGACGCTGAAAAAATCATCGGGCTTCACAAAAAAATTGAGGAATTCACTGGCAGCGAAAGCATCGAAAGCAAGCGCCGCAACATGGAAAAGGGCGTTTCCAGGACGTATTATGTGGAAGCGGACAGCATGATGGTGAGCGCGGCATCAACGGCCGCTGAAAATTCTTTGTCCGCGATGGTGGTCGGGGTCTGTACGGTCAATGAGCATAAGCAAAAAGGGTATGCGACGGCATGCATGCTGAAGCTTTGCGGCGAGGTGCTGGACGAGGGAAGGGAGCTTTGTTTGTTTTACGATAATCCCGCTGCAGGGAAAATTTATAAGCGAATCGGATTTAAGGATATCGGAATGTGGACGATGTATAAGTGTTTATAA
- a CDS encoding IucA/IucC family protein — translation MEFEQKAKKGILDRLTQCLIREKLVPCKVKHNVIIIGLQEEKSIHIHMKRKYQLNRFVIAEIVFHESGRISPIHDPIQLLEQLQSAGLFPASEETEGFKKELANSSANYALGLKKFAERQKEWLVNKEAHANSINWIGHTAAEDEFFSPLAFFEQLAVHGHTLHPCTKTKMGMSAEEVKAYSPECGGKPAVVYATVHKSLTSASLLRSGGVKELLFLQNEGLQEVFEQELNGCSMNPGEYELIPLHPWQAEHVLPDLYIQELQEKRIVLLHGWTEPSYALSSLRTLLPLAKGRNQPFHLKTAIRVQATSAVRTVSPASAMHGPMFTGLFRALARTEHFPSGLKLLAEEAGIHFKDSESEEREKNLAAMIRENPERSVAFHEGELAVPGVALISDSPFGNGSVLLEAVRLYKRTMNDRSLEQAAVNWIRDYSRLLFESCLPLMTRYGIALEAHLQNSIPVLKHGVPVRLIVRDYGGIKILNQRLRKAGHEFVFQVDTHVEAKNEAALQDTVSHALIQNHLGELIIQLVQELNMDELPLWEAAAEELERVFDELAEDPDAVSDRTALMEEELSLKSLVGMRLNHTIDNTYTKVPNPFATITRGGSKRAELQNGNETKS, via the coding sequence ATGGAGTTTGAACAAAAAGCAAAAAAAGGGATACTCGACAGGCTGACACAATGTCTGATCCGTGAAAAGCTTGTACCCTGCAAGGTAAAACATAACGTGATCATCATTGGACTTCAAGAGGAGAAGTCTATTCACATACATATGAAGCGCAAGTATCAGCTTAACCGCTTTGTTATAGCGGAGATTGTTTTTCATGAATCCGGCCGCATCAGCCCGATTCACGATCCTATTCAGCTTCTTGAACAGCTGCAGTCTGCCGGTCTTTTTCCTGCATCAGAAGAGACGGAAGGGTTTAAAAAAGAACTGGCGAACAGCTCAGCGAATTATGCGCTTGGATTAAAGAAGTTTGCTGAGAGGCAGAAGGAATGGCTGGTGAATAAAGAAGCACACGCAAATTCGATTAACTGGATCGGGCATACAGCGGCGGAAGACGAGTTTTTCAGCCCGCTCGCCTTTTTCGAGCAGCTTGCTGTTCACGGACATACGCTTCACCCGTGTACGAAAACAAAAATGGGCATGAGTGCGGAAGAGGTGAAGGCATACTCTCCTGAATGCGGTGGAAAACCGGCTGTTGTGTACGCGACGGTCCATAAGAGCCTCACATCGGCAAGCCTCCTGCGAAGCGGCGGGGTGAAGGAGCTTTTATTTCTTCAAAATGAAGGACTTCAGGAAGTTTTTGAACAAGAGCTTAACGGCTGCTCCATGAACCCGGGGGAGTATGAATTGATTCCGCTCCATCCGTGGCAGGCGGAGCATGTTCTTCCTGACCTGTATATCCAGGAGCTTCAGGAAAAACGGATCGTTCTCCTGCATGGATGGACGGAGCCATCTTACGCGCTTTCTTCCCTGAGAACGCTTTTGCCTTTAGCGAAAGGGCGGAATCAGCCATTCCATTTAAAAACAGCCATCCGGGTACAGGCGACTAGCGCTGTAAGGACCGTTTCCCCCGCTTCCGCCATGCACGGGCCGATGTTCACGGGTTTGTTCCGGGCTTTAGCCAGAACGGAACATTTCCCTTCCGGCCTGAAGCTGCTCGCTGAGGAAGCAGGCATTCATTTTAAGGATTCAGAATCGGAAGAACGGGAAAAAAATCTGGCGGCGATGATTCGGGAAAACCCGGAACGCTCTGTTGCCTTCCATGAGGGGGAGCTTGCGGTACCCGGAGTTGCCCTAATATCGGATTCTCCATTCGGAAACGGGTCTGTCCTTTTAGAAGCCGTTCGCCTGTATAAGCGGACGATGAATGACAGAAGTCTGGAACAGGCAGCAGTAAACTGGATTCGCGACTATTCGAGACTCCTGTTCGAATCCTGCCTTCCGCTTATGACCAGGTATGGAATTGCCCTGGAAGCCCATCTTCAAAACAGCATCCCCGTATTGAAGCATGGCGTTCCGGTCAGGTTAATCGTAAGAGACTACGGCGGCATTAAAATCTTGAATCAGCGCCTCCGCAAAGCCGGACATGAATTTGTTTTCCAGGTGGATACTCATGTGGAAGCGAAAAATGAAGCCGCACTGCAGGATACCGTCTCCCATGCACTGATCCAAAATCATCTCGGGGAACTGATCATTCAGCTTGTTCAGGAGCTGAATATGGATGAGCTCCCATTGTGGGAGGCCGCAGCGGAAGAATTGGAGCGGGTTTTTGATGAACTCGCTGAGGATCCGGATGCGGTGTCTGACCGGACGGCCTTAATGGAAGAAGAGCTTTCTCTCAAGAGTCTTGTGGGAATGAGGCTTAACCATACCATTGACAATACGTACACAAAGGTGCCGAACCCCTTTGCAACCATCACACGAGGAGGAAGCAAACGTGCTGAATTACAGAACGGAAACGAAACAAAATCATAA
- a CDS encoding IucA/IucC family protein, whose product MLNYRTETKQNHNNYAQEMLEYLEKELPHLKNAFLEQLPRAEAAILNKWAESLLREDVLNMRSEAAEQKIHGSASAGKPSVFLSVPLKDRANLVIACSGRHAFNRIMVTELFLLKDGLVKIRTCAELLELLEKHHPGFPDFGGNWDSYADELMNGSANLALTYAVFEKTKEALPLSKRLYSYAEDLADPGLFFEQLCIEGHHLHPGTKTKMGMKAKDVFHYSPELRGNVAVRFVLGKRETFMWKVQSNIDPNEFLFASLPGLKDRAAAECRKKRIELDEWLIIPVHPWQLDHMLPELFGKELDEGVIHVLEMEWTAFPTTSFRTVIPKGNDLYLKLPVHSQMTSTKRSVSAQTACNGPAVSRLFDEILDREPHLKDTFVPIPETFGVAFKTEDPLKSRNMTAMMRSGLGNLTGHKEIPVVASSYNSPSPFSKRLVLEDIYEEYCLRHEVTHQEGFESFMKAYISVVLPGTLTLMTKYGIGLEGHMQNSIVSFKDGKPVKYLFRDWGGARIFKERLHEQGLNLNLMPGSVTLTDSLEEMQSKMHYTVFQSHFGEVIRILSSYTGTEETAAWKWLREEAERTLEAIGGRTAKEDRELLFGPYVKHKALSLMRLFPEHKGYVYVKAPNPLAEACGNP is encoded by the coding sequence GTGCTGAATTACAGAACGGAAACGAAACAAAATCATAATAATTATGCACAAGAGATGCTGGAGTATCTTGAAAAAGAGCTTCCTCATTTAAAGAACGCTTTTCTGGAACAGCTGCCGAGAGCGGAAGCCGCTATCCTGAATAAATGGGCCGAATCCCTGCTGCGTGAAGATGTACTGAACATGAGAAGCGAAGCGGCAGAGCAGAAAATTCACGGTTCTGCTTCAGCGGGAAAACCATCCGTATTTTTATCCGTTCCGCTTAAAGACCGGGCAAACCTTGTCATCGCCTGCTCAGGAAGGCACGCTTTTAACCGGATTATGGTTACAGAGCTCTTTTTGCTGAAGGACGGTTTGGTTAAAATTCGAACATGTGCTGAATTGCTTGAGCTTCTCGAAAAACACCATCCCGGCTTTCCTGATTTTGGCGGGAATTGGGACAGCTACGCAGATGAACTGATGAACGGGAGTGCGAATTTAGCGCTCACGTATGCTGTGTTTGAGAAAACGAAAGAAGCACTGCCTTTATCTAAACGGCTGTACTCCTATGCAGAAGATCTCGCCGATCCCGGGTTGTTCTTTGAGCAGCTGTGTATTGAAGGGCATCACCTTCATCCGGGCACAAAAACGAAAATGGGGATGAAAGCAAAGGATGTCTTTCATTATTCTCCCGAATTGCGGGGAAACGTAGCGGTTCGTTTTGTGCTTGGGAAAAGAGAAACCTTTATGTGGAAGGTACAGTCCAATATAGACCCAAATGAATTCTTATTTGCAAGTCTCCCGGGTTTGAAAGACCGGGCCGCTGCTGAATGCAGGAAGAAACGGATAGAGCTTGATGAATGGCTCATCATTCCGGTGCATCCATGGCAGCTCGATCATATGCTGCCCGAACTGTTTGGGAAAGAGCTGGATGAGGGAGTCATTCACGTTTTAGAAATGGAATGGACGGCCTTCCCGACCACTTCCTTCCGAACGGTCATCCCGAAAGGAAATGATCTTTATCTGAAGCTTCCTGTCCATTCGCAGATGACGTCAACGAAGCGTTCTGTATCCGCACAGACGGCCTGCAATGGTCCAGCCGTCTCCCGGCTTTTTGATGAAATTCTTGACAGGGAGCCGCATTTAAAGGATACGTTCGTTCCAATCCCGGAAACGTTCGGAGTGGCCTTTAAAACAGAGGATCCGCTGAAAAGCCGGAATATGACAGCGATGATGAGAAGCGGCCTCGGAAATTTAACGGGGCACAAAGAAATACCAGTCGTCGCCTCATCGTATAACAGCCCGTCCCCATTTTCAAAAAGGCTCGTGCTGGAAGACATCTATGAGGAGTACTGTCTTCGTCATGAGGTGACTCATCAGGAAGGGTTCGAATCCTTTATGAAGGCCTATATTTCGGTCGTTTTACCAGGCACGCTGACCTTGATGACGAAGTACGGAATTGGGCTGGAAGGGCATATGCAGAATTCCATTGTGTCCTTTAAAGACGGGAAGCCCGTAAAGTATTTGTTCAGAGACTGGGGCGGCGCGAGGATTTTTAAAGAACGGCTTCATGAGCAGGGTCTTAATCTGAATTTAATGCCGGGTTCGGTGACACTGACAGATTCCCTTGAAGAGATGCAAAGTAAAATGCATTACACCGTCTTCCAGAGTCATTTTGGCGAGGTCATCCGAATCTTATCCTCCTATACAGGCACTGAAGAAACCGCCGCATGGAAATGGCTTCGTGAGGAAGCGGAACGGACGCTTGAGGCAATTGGCGGCAGGACGGCAAAAGAAGACCGGGAGCTGCTTTTCGGACCATACGTGAAACACAAAGCCCTTTCGTTAATGAGGCTTTTTCCAGAGCATAAAGGGTACGTGTATGTGAAAGCACCGAATCCGTTAGCAGAGGCGTGTGGCAATCCGTGA